In Anaerococcus prevotii DSM 20548, the genomic window ATAAGCCCAAAGAAACTATAGAGATGCCGGAGGTAACTTACAAGGATGCATCTACCAAGGAGACTATTAGAAAAATCGACTTCGAAAAAGATTATAAGAAGGCTGTTATTGGTGATAATATAAGCCTTGATAAGGCTACAGGATTTATCAAGGAGATAAATTTTGCAGGAAGTCAAGTTGGCTTTGTACTGGAGAAAGATCAAGCAAATATCTTAAATCTTAAGCTAGTCTATGACGATGAAGGAAAGGTTGAGTATACTTACGGACCTCTTTCAAGAGAAGACGAACTTGTAAGTAGGATCAAGGTCATAAGCTTTGATTCGGAAAGCGGACCTATGCTTTTAGTAAGCGAGCTTTCAGTCTTTGAAAATGAAAGTGTAAGTAATTACTATTTATACAATAAATATCTAAGCCTGCTCGATTCTTTTTCCTTCTACAATACGACTGGAAAAATCGAGCCTGAAGTCAGAAGGCTAGATGATTTGGTAGAATCTAGTGAAACTTCTACTAAGAAGGACCTTAAGGAAGCTATCAGGTCTAGGATAGAATCTGAAGATAAATATTTACAAGATATTTCTAGGGCCTATGGCTTAGATATGGACTTGGCGAAGGACACTATTTTAGGAGAAGAGCTTGAAATAGGAAATCTTCTTTACGACAAAAAGGATAGGGAGATTTTAAATATCGAAAAGAGAAAGAGTGAAGATGGGAAAGATACCATCACTATAAAATAGGAGAAAAAATGGAAAGAAAAGATATAGATCAAAGATTAAAATGGGATACTACTTCGATTTATGCCAAAGACGAAGACTTCTACGAAGATATAGAAAATATCAAGAAATTAGCTGATAAGCTCGTGGGATTTAAGGGAAAAATCACAGCTAGCCTAGATAATTTCAAAGAATTTATCAAATTAGATGAAGAGTTTTCTAGAAAATTAGAGAAAGCTTGTGTCTACGCATCATTAAAAAGCGATGAAGATACTAGGGTTACCAAATACCAAGAGATGGATCAAGTTGCTACCAACACATACGTTGCCCTAACCGAAGCCCTATCTTTCGTAAGACCAGAGCTTTTGGCAACAGATCAAGAAAAGATTAAGGAATACCTAAAAGATCCTGAAATAGCACATCTTTCTCACTACTTTGAAGATATTGCTAGATACAAAGACCACACCTTGGATGAAAAAAGTGAGCAAATAATAGCAAGCTTTGGTAAGACTGCCCAAAATCCAAGTGCGACCTACATGATTTTCTCAAATGCTGACATGTCCTTTCCAAGCGTAGAAAAAGACGGAGAAGAGATAGAAATTACTGATGCGAACTTCGTAAACTTACAACAAGATAAGGATAGGGACTTTAGACGAAAAGTATATGAGGAATATTACAAGACCTATAGACAATTCTCAAACACCCTAGCAAGCACTCTAGATGGAGACTTCTCAGCTCACAACACAGAAGCTAAGCTTAGAGGATTCTCATCAGCTAGAGAAATGAGCTTGTTTGCTAATAACTTACCAGAAGAAATCTACGACAACCTATTAGAGGTAGTCCACGACAATGTCGATATACACAGGGATTACACCACACTTAGGAAAGAATTCCTCGGAGTAGATGACTTAGGATTCCATGATATTTACATGCCGCTTGTAAAAGATTATGATAGGAAAATCGAATTCGATGAAGCTAAAGAAATCGTCCTCGAAGCTATCAAACCACTCGGCGAGGAATACGTAGAGGTAGCAAAGAAGGGATTTGAAACTGGATGGTTCGACGTTTGTCCAAACAAGGGCAAGAGGGGCGGAGCTTACTCATCAGGCTCTTACGATACCCAACCATTCATCTTACTCAACTACACAAATACAATAGATGATGTATTTACAGTAATTCACGAGTTAGGTCACTCCATGCATTCCTACTACACAAGGAGCAATCAAGAATACCAATACGGTTCTTATTCAATATTCTTGGCAGAGATTGCATCAACTACCAACGAGCTTCTTCTCCTAGACTATATGCTCAAAAATTCCAAGTCTGAAGAAGAAACAGCTTATCTACTAAACTACTTTGTAAACCAATTCAAATCAACAGTCTTTAGACAAACTATGTTTGCAGAATTCGAGCATAAGGTAAACAAATTGGTAGAAGCAGGTGAGCCAATTCCGGCAGAAAGGCTTCACGGAATATACAAAGAATTAAACGAAGATCTTTTCGGAAAAGATATAGAAGTAGATGAATTTATATCTGCAGAATGGGCGAGAATCCCACACTTCTACATGTTCTACTACGTCTTCCAATATGCGACAGGATTTATGAGTGCTGTTGCCCTAAGTCAAAAAATCCTTCATGGAACAGATGAGGATAGAGCGGCTTATCTAGACTACCTAAAGGCAGGAGAGAGCGAATATCCACTAGAAGTCCTAAAGAAAGCGGGAGTCGATATGACAGGCAAGGATGCCATGCAAAAGGCTATGGATGTAGCAAGAGATGCTCTAAAAGATTTAAGAGAAGCAATATTATAAAAATATAAGTTATGGGGCTATGGCTATGCTGTAGCCTTTTTTATTTAAGCTTTAATTTGGGTAAATATAAATATAAGTGTAGCTGTTAATAAATAGAAAAGAGTATCTTATGACTTATAGGAAGAGAAAATATGAAATAGTAAAGAAATTTATGAATCCAGAGCTTATTAGAGATATGAGGCTGGTCTTTGCTAAGGATAGAAATAATAGAAAGGAAGATAAAGAAAGAGAGATTCGCCTAGGCCAAAATCTTGTCACCCTCTTTGAAGACTTGGGGCCAGTCTTTATTAAATTCGGCCAAATTTTATCTACCAGGAGAGATATATTCTCAGACAATATAATAAACGAGCTAGAAAAGCTCCAGGATGATGTAAAGGAAGAGGACTTCTCCTATATAAAAGAAACTATAGAAGAAGAATTTGCTAGGGATATTGAAGATATATTTGTAGAATTTGATAGGAAGGTTCTTGCGACAGGATCTATTGCCCAAACCCACCTTGCTTATATCAGGTTTGATGATTCGGTCAAAAAGGTCGTAGTCAAGGTTAGAAGAAAAGATATAGAAAAAAGGGTAAGTGAAGATCTCACTATTATAAGGGACTTATACAGGAAATATCAGAATAAACTTAACTTTATCGAATCCTTCGACTTAGGAGAAGTCCTAGAAGAATTTGGTAAAACTTTAAGAAAAGAGATTGATTTCAAAAATGAAAAGGAAAATATCTTAAAATACAGGGAAGATAACAAGAGATCGACCGACCTATCATCTCCAGCTGTCTACGAAAATTATTGTGGGAAGTCGGTCCTAACTATAGAATACATAAATGGCAAAAGCATTAGATCAAGTTACGATAAAGACCCAGATACAAGAAAGTCTCTTGCCAAAAAGATTATCAAGGCCTACACCAATCAGATGTTTTCCTATGGCTTTTTCCACGCAGATCCCCACCCAGGAAATATCTTTGTAGATTCGGATTATAATCTATATCTAATTGATTTTGGTATTGTATCTACTCTTTCGGAAAACTATAGGTATCAGATAATCAAAATATTTCTAGGAGCAAGTCTCAATGAAGTAAGTCTTGTGACAGATGCCATCATAGGTATGGGACTTTTGGCCTTTGATAGCAAGAAGATACCGATTTTTGAAAGAAGAATCCAAAAACTTTTGGATAAATACATGGCTATGAATATTAGCCAGCTAAAACTCGTAGAACTTATAGAGGACTTTTATAGGCTCTTGGTAGATTTTTCAATCAAAATCCCATCAGAGCTTACTAATTTCGGAAAAACAATCCTTACTGTAGAAGGGCTTATAGAAAAGCTAGTCCCAGAGGAATCCTTCATAGCCCTAGCCATCCCCCTAGCAAGACCAATGGCCCTTAAACTCTTAAGCCCAGACATAGTCTCAAACAAAATACTTAAAAATACTTACAATTCAGCAAGCCTTATAAAAGAACTCCCAAAAGCTTCACTCAACATCCTTAGACAATTGGAAAGAGGAGATTTCGCTATAGAGCAAAAAAGAAGTGATAAGGATCTCCAACTTTTTGAGAAAATTGAAAAAAGAAAGGTTAATGCCGTAGTTTTTATAGGTATTTGCCTAATCATATCATCTTCTATATTAAGCCTTGCTCTAATCGGGTTAAACAATAAGGATATAAGATTCCTAATAATATTGATTTTAACAATAAGCTTGATTTTTTCTCTTTGCCTACTGAAAAGCTTACTGAAAAATGGAAAATAATCCAGGCCCCTTCGGGGGTCTGTTTTTATGAAATTTACTAGGACTTAATTTATTCTTTACAAAAATCCTTTACTATAGTCTATAGTATAAAACTAAGGAGGAAAAATGTTAAATATAGCCCATAGGGGATTTAAGGGAGCATATCCCGAAAATACAATGCTCGCCTATGAAAAAGCAGTCGAAACGGGAGCGGATGGAATAGAATTTGATGTTCACCTTACAAAAGACGGTGAACTTGTAATAATTCATGATGAAACTTTAGAAAGGACTACAGATGGAAAGGGTTTAGTAAAAGATAAAACTTTATATGAACTTAAAAAGTTAAATGCTTCAAAGGGATATCCATATTGTGAGGTTCAGACAATACCAACTTTAAGAGAATACTTAGACTTTACTAAAGACAAAGATATCATTACAAACATTGAACTTAAGACATCCATTATAACATATGAGGGAATAGAGAAAAAAGTTTATGATCTTATAAATGAATATGGTATGAAGGATAAAATAATAATTTCATCTTTTAACCACAATTCTTTGATCAGGATGAAAGAAATAGATAGGGAAATAAAATGTGGAGTCCTAGAATCATCAAGACTGTATAAACCATGGGAATACGTAAAAAACATAGGAATGGAATATTTCCATCCCTTAAATTTCACTATTAACAAGGAAATAGCAGAGAAATTCTTGGAAAATAATATAGGATTAAACATTTGGTTTGGCAAAGCAGACTACGACTTCAGTAAATGTCTAGATTATAATCCGACAGGCCTTATAACAGATTTTCCTGATAGAGTTAATGAGTTAATATTTAATAAAAAATAGATTTATTTTACATAGACATTACAAATTTAATAAAAAAATTTGATATATTTCCTTTATAATTCTAAAGGAAACAAAATAAATGGAGGAATTATGTTTAAAAAAATCGCTAGCAGACTAATGTTAGTCTTGATGTTTGTTACTTTAACTGCATGTGCAGGACGTAATGAGGATTCTAAAGCAATTGATACAGGAAAAGATAGTAAAAATAGTGAAAGCTCTGAATCAAACAGTAGCAATGATGCCACTAGTTCAGATGGCAAGACAACTATAGTATTTTGGCACTCAATGGGTGGTAATCTAAACGACGCTATAGACCATCTAGTTGCTGAATATAATAAGTCACAAGATAAATATTATGTGAAGGCAGAATTCCAAGGAGAATACGACGATGCTCTTACAAAACTTAGATCATCTGCTTCAGGTAAGGATGTCGGCGCTGATTTGGTTCAAGTTTTTGAATTAGGAACAAGATATATGATTGACTCAGGTCTTATCAAACCTATGCAAGATTTTATTGATGAAGAAAATTATGACACAAGTCAATTAGAAGATAATCTTCTCGCTTATTATACAGTAGATGGAAAATTAAACTCTATGCCATTTAACTCTTCAACACCTCTTCTTTATTACAACAAGGATATGTTTGAAGAAGCTGGAGTGGAAGTTCCAAAGTCTTTAGAAGAGATGAAGCTTGTAGGTCAAAAACTTAAGGAAGCTGGTGTTACAGATATGCCAATTTCATTTAGTGTATATGGTTGGTGGATTGATCAATTCATGAATAAACAAGGACTTGATTTATTTGATAATGAAAATGGTAGAAAAGCTAATCCTACAAAATCGGTATTCGATGAAAATGGTGGTGTTACTAATATACTTAAGGCATGGAAAGATCTAGCTGATGAAGGGATAGCACCTAATGTTGGCAAGCAAGGTGGAACTGCAGAATTTAATTCAGGAACAAGTGCTATGACATTTGCATCAACTGCTTCTCTTACACAAATATTATCAGAAGTAGGAGATAGATTCGAAGTTGGTACTGCATATTTCCCATCTGTAAAAGATTCTGATAAAAACGGAGTTTCAATCGGAGGTGCATCTTTATATGCTATAAATTCAGGCGATGAGGAAAAAATGGCAGGAACATGGGACTTCATTAAGTTCTTAGTAAGTGTCGAATCTCAAACATATTGGAATGCAAATACAGGATATTTCCCAGTAAATAAGGGAGTACTCGATACACAAGAATTCAAAGACCTAATTAAGAAATCTCCACAATTTGAGACTGCAATCGATCAATTACATGATTCAAAACCAGAAGATCAAGGGGCACTTGCAACAGTGTATCAAGAATCTCGACAAATTATGGAAAAGCACATCGAAGATGTCCTAAATGGAAATATAAGTCCAGAAGATGCAAGCAAAAAGATGGCAGAAGAAATAGATGCTGCCTTAGAATCATACAACCAGGTTAACAAATAATGAATAAATATAATAATAAAGCTTATCTTTACATGCTTCCAGCATTAGCTCTATTAGCAATATTTGTATTTTATCCTTTCGTACAGACTATTATTCGTAGTCTGTACACAACGGATAATATGGGGGCCAACACTCTTTTTATTGGATTTAAAAATTATTCGGATCTTCTATCTTCCCCATCTTTTTGGAACAGTCTAAAAGTAACTATGATTTATGTTGTTATAGTTGTAATTATAGGTGTTCTTATAGGATTTTCTACAGCACTATTATGTAGAGTAAACTTTCCAGCTATCAGATTATTCTCAGCTGCTTATTCTCTTCCTATAGCTATAGCTTCATCAGGTATGGCTTTAGTATTTAAAGTAATGCTTAACCAATCTGTAGGAATCTTAAATGTGATTTTAAAAACAAATGTTAACTGGCTGGCTGACCCTAATTGGGCCCTTGTAAGTGTAGGTATTCTTACAGCTTGGCTAAACTCAGGTATGAATTTTTTGTATTTTTCATCGGGACTAGCTGGAATAGATGACAGCTTGTATGAAGCAGCTTCAATTGATGGAGCAAATGGTTGGAATCAGTTTAAGCATGTTACCCTTCCTTCAGTAAGACCTATAATGTTTTTTGTTGTAGTTACTAATATAATTAATGCCTTTCAATCATTCGGACAAATAAAACTTCTTACTCAGGGTGGACCAGGAGAGGCGACTAATGTAATAGTGCATGATGTTTATAAAAATGCCTTTATGAACTATAGGTATGGCTATGCTTCTGCTGAATCAGTAGTTTTATTTTTTATAGTTATGATTCTTACAATTATAGCCTTTAGATCAAATGGAGATAATAATGCAAGTAAGTAGGAATATAAAAGAGATTAATGCTAAGCAAAGAGAAAAATCTATAAAAAGAAGTCTTAAAAAAACTGATATACTAAGATTAATTTTAAATATTGTAGTAGTTTTTTTTGTACTATTTCCTATAATCTATGCATTCGTTATGAGTGTAAAGCCTAGTCATGAATTGTACGATAAGACTTTTTTTACAGCACATCCAACTCTAAATAACTATAAGGATGTATTTAAGATAGCCCCAATAGAAGGTTACATAATAAATTCACTTATAGTATCTGTAATCATAACTTTCTTTCAAATGGTAACTGCTATTTTATCTGCTTTTGCCCTTCACTTTCTAAATTTTAAGAAAAAGGGAATTCTATTTGCGATAATAATGGCGACAACTATGATTCCTGGAGAAACTACCATAATTTCAAACTTCTTGATGATTTCTGGATGGGGTTTTACAGATTCGTTTTTTGGATTAGTTGCACCTTATCTAACTAGCGCTATGGGAATTTTTCTCTTTAGACAAGCTTTTAAGTCTTTTCCTATGGAAATTTATGAGGCAAGTAAGATAGACGGAGCAAGTGATTTGGGATTTATATTTAGAATTCTGATCCCTCTTTCAAAACCTACAATAGGGGCCTTGGCTGTACAATCTTTCTTGGGAGCATGGAATATGTATATGTGGCCACTTCTTATAACTGGATCTGATAGATATAGGACGGTGCAAATTGGTATATCTATGCTAAATTCAGCAGATTCACAATCGATGCTTTTGATGATAGCAGGGGTTGTAGTTTGTATGATACCATCGCTAATAATATTTATGTTCGCCCAAAAGAATATGGTAAAGGGACTAACTACAGGAGCAGTAAAGGGGTAATTATGGCAAAAGTAAAATTAGAAGATATTTGGAAAATATATGACAATGGCTTCGAAGGAGCAAAGAATATAAATCTTGATATAAAAGATAAGGAGTTTGTAGTCCTAGTTGGCCCCTCTGGCTGTGGTAAGTCTACAACACTTAGGATGATTGCGGGGCTTGAACCAATAAGCAGGGGAGATTTGTATATAGATGAAGCTAGGATGAATGATATAAACCCCAAAGATAGGGACATAGCTATGGTATTTCAATCTTACGCCCTATATCCTCATATGAGTATCAGAGAAAATATGGGCTTTGCCTTAAAGATGCAAAAAGAAAAGAAAGAGAATATAGATCAAAAGGTTGAAAAAATTGCAAAAATATTGCAACTAGAATCTCTCCTAGATAGAAAACCAGCACAATTATCTGGAGGACAAAGACAAAGAGTCGCCTTGGGAAGGGCAATGGTTAGAAATCCTAAGGTTTTTCTATTAGATGAGCCTTTATCAAATCTTGATGCCAAGCTAAGGGTGGAGATGAGATCTGAAATAGTAAGGCTTCATAAGGAGTTAGATACCACATTTATTTACGTAACTCACGATCAGATAGAAGCTATGACAATGGGAGATAGGATTGCGGTTTTAAATCAAGGAGAACTTGTCCAATTTGATACACCTTTAAACCTATACTATAGGCCAAGAAATAGATTTATTGCAGAATTTATT contains:
- the pepF gene encoding oligoendopeptidase F; translated protein: MERKDIDQRLKWDTTSIYAKDEDFYEDIENIKKLADKLVGFKGKITASLDNFKEFIKLDEEFSRKLEKACVYASLKSDEDTRVTKYQEMDQVATNTYVALTEALSFVRPELLATDQEKIKEYLKDPEIAHLSHYFEDIARYKDHTLDEKSEQIIASFGKTAQNPSATYMIFSNADMSFPSVEKDGEEIEITDANFVNLQQDKDRDFRRKVYEEYYKTYRQFSNTLASTLDGDFSAHNTEAKLRGFSSAREMSLFANNLPEEIYDNLLEVVHDNVDIHRDYTTLRKEFLGVDDLGFHDIYMPLVKDYDRKIEFDEAKEIVLEAIKPLGEEYVEVAKKGFETGWFDVCPNKGKRGGAYSSGSYDTQPFILLNYTNTIDDVFTVIHELGHSMHSYYTRSNQEYQYGSYSIFLAEIASTTNELLLLDYMLKNSKSEEETAYLLNYFVNQFKSTVFRQTMFAEFEHKVNKLVEAGEPIPAERLHGIYKELNEDLFGKDIEVDEFISAEWARIPHFYMFYYVFQYATGFMSAVALSQKILHGTDEDRAAYLDYLKAGESEYPLEVLKKAGVDMTGKDAMQKAMDVARDALKDLREAIL
- a CDS encoding ABC1 kinase family protein, with the translated sequence MTYRKRKYEIVKKFMNPELIRDMRLVFAKDRNNRKEDKEREIRLGQNLVTLFEDLGPVFIKFGQILSTRRDIFSDNIINELEKLQDDVKEEDFSYIKETIEEEFARDIEDIFVEFDRKVLATGSIAQTHLAYIRFDDSVKKVVVKVRRKDIEKRVSEDLTIIRDLYRKYQNKLNFIESFDLGEVLEEFGKTLRKEIDFKNEKENILKYREDNKRSTDLSSPAVYENYCGKSVLTIEYINGKSIRSSYDKDPDTRKSLAKKIIKAYTNQMFSYGFFHADPHPGNIFVDSDYNLYLIDFGIVSTLSENYRYQIIKIFLGASLNEVSLVTDAIIGMGLLAFDSKKIPIFERRIQKLLDKYMAMNISQLKLVELIEDFYRLLVDFSIKIPSELTNFGKTILTVEGLIEKLVPEESFIALAIPLARPMALKLLSPDIVSNKILKNTYNSASLIKELPKASLNILRQLERGDFAIEQKRSDKDLQLFEKIEKRKVNAVVFIGICLIISSSILSLALIGLNNKDIRFLIILILTISLIFSLCLLKSLLKNGK
- a CDS encoding glycerophosphodiester phosphodiesterase, producing MLNIAHRGFKGAYPENTMLAYEKAVETGADGIEFDVHLTKDGELVIIHDETLERTTDGKGLVKDKTLYELKKLNASKGYPYCEVQTIPTLREYLDFTKDKDIITNIELKTSIITYEGIEKKVYDLINEYGMKDKIIISSFNHNSLIRMKEIDREIKCGVLESSRLYKPWEYVKNIGMEYFHPLNFTINKEIAEKFLENNIGLNIWFGKADYDFSKCLDYNPTGLITDFPDRVNELIFNKK
- a CDS encoding ABC transporter substrate-binding protein; the protein is MFKKIASRLMLVLMFVTLTACAGRNEDSKAIDTGKDSKNSESSESNSSNDATSSDGKTTIVFWHSMGGNLNDAIDHLVAEYNKSQDKYYVKAEFQGEYDDALTKLRSSASGKDVGADLVQVFELGTRYMIDSGLIKPMQDFIDEENYDTSQLEDNLLAYYTVDGKLNSMPFNSSTPLLYYNKDMFEEAGVEVPKSLEEMKLVGQKLKEAGVTDMPISFSVYGWWIDQFMNKQGLDLFDNENGRKANPTKSVFDENGGVTNILKAWKDLADEGIAPNVGKQGGTAEFNSGTSAMTFASTASLTQILSEVGDRFEVGTAYFPSVKDSDKNGVSIGGASLYAINSGDEEKMAGTWDFIKFLVSVESQTYWNANTGYFPVNKGVLDTQEFKDLIKKSPQFETAIDQLHDSKPEDQGALATVYQESRQIMEKHIEDVLNGNISPEDASKKMAEEIDAALESYNQVNK
- a CDS encoding carbohydrate ABC transporter permease, yielding MIYVVIVVIIGVLIGFSTALLCRVNFPAIRLFSAAYSLPIAIASSGMALVFKVMLNQSVGILNVILKTNVNWLADPNWALVSVGILTAWLNSGMNFLYFSSGLAGIDDSLYEAASIDGANGWNQFKHVTLPSVRPIMFFVVVTNIINAFQSFGQIKLLTQGGPGEATNVIVHDVYKNAFMNYRYGYASAESVVLFFIVMILTIIAFRSNGDNNASK
- a CDS encoding carbohydrate ABC transporter permease, yielding MQVSRNIKEINAKQREKSIKRSLKKTDILRLILNIVVVFFVLFPIIYAFVMSVKPSHELYDKTFFTAHPTLNNYKDVFKIAPIEGYIINSLIVSVIITFFQMVTAILSAFALHFLNFKKKGILFAIIMATTMIPGETTIISNFLMISGWGFTDSFFGLVAPYLTSAMGIFLFRQAFKSFPMEIYEASKIDGASDLGFIFRILIPLSKPTIGALAVQSFLGAWNMYMWPLLITGSDRYRTVQIGISMLNSADSQSMLLMIAGVVVCMIPSLIIFMFAQKNMVKGLTTGAVKG
- a CDS encoding ABC transporter ATP-binding protein, with the protein product MAKVKLEDIWKIYDNGFEGAKNINLDIKDKEFVVLVGPSGCGKSTTLRMIAGLEPISRGDLYIDEARMNDINPKDRDIAMVFQSYALYPHMSIRENMGFALKMQKEKKENIDQKVEKIAKILQLESLLDRKPAQLSGGQRQRVALGRAMVRNPKVFLLDEPLSNLDAKLRVEMRSEIVRLHKELDTTFIYVTHDQIEAMTMGDRIAVLNQGELVQFDTPLNLYYRPRNRFIAEFIGSPKMNIIESNLTKEGSSLCVELFSRKIKLPDFKTKDLLEKGVEEGKILIGIRTEEFNYDKESDIKVKFSNVEYMGSDTYGYTRTDRGETIVMRFDSKDPILVDKEIPISINEENTYIFDIETEICISFPEKNVDPIKLQEVIDA